The segment CTTCGTGGAACCAAAAATCAAAAACTCTTTTATCTCTTCCTCAGAATCGAAAATCTCACTGACAATATATTATACTCTGTTAACTCAACAAGCATTCATGTTGGGCAAGTCGCTGAATTAATGTCCAAAACTGAACGGCCGGATAACGTAACATTTGTTCTATTTGGAAAACGACATTTCTCTATCTTTCTCATTTCCTCACTCAGGCTGACCAATGCACAGGTCTTCAAGGTTTCCTGGTCTTCCATAGTTTTGGTGGAGGCACTGGCTCAGGATTCACCTCCCTGCTGATGGAACGTCTCTCGGTCGACTACGGCAAGAAGTCCAAGCTGGAGTTTTCCATCTACCCGGCTCCCAGGATCTCCACTGCTGTGGTGGAACCCTACAACTCCATCCTGACCACTCACACCACACTGGAACACACTGATTGTTCCTTCATGGTGGACAACGAGGCCATCTATGACATCTGCCACAAAAACCTGGACATTGAGCGTCCAGGCTACATCAACCTGAACCGTCTGATCGGGCAAATTGTGTCATCAATCACAGCTTCTCTCCGTTTTGATGGGGCCCTCAATGTTGACCTGACAGAATTCCAAACTAACTTGGTGCCATACCCTCgtatccatttccctctggctaccTACGCCCCAGTCATCTCAGCTGAGAAAGCTTACCATGAGCAGCTGTCGGTGACCGAGATCACCAGTGCCTGCTTTGAGCCAGCAAACCAGATGGTCAAGTGTGACCCTCGCCACGGCAAGTACATGGCTTGCTGCCTGCTCTACCGTGGTGATGTGGTGCCAAAAGACGTCAATGTTGCCATTGCCACCATTAAGACCAGACGTTCCATCCAGTTTGTGGACTGGTGCCCAACTGGCTTCAAGGTTGGCATTAACTACCAGCCCCCTACAGTGGTGCCTGGTGGGGACTTGGCCAAAGTGCAGCGAGCTGTGTGTATGCTGAGCAACACCACGGCCATCGCTGAAGCCTGGGCTCGACTCAATCACAAGTTTGATCTGATGTATGCCAAGCGCGCCTTTGTGCATTGGTACGTGGGTGAGGGGATGGAAGAAGGTGAGTTCTCGGAGGCCCGT is part of the Chiloscyllium plagiosum isolate BGI_BamShark_2017 unplaced genomic scaffold, ASM401019v2 scaf_15105, whole genome shotgun sequence genome and harbors:
- the LOC122548201 gene encoding tubulin alpha-1 chain-like, which produces MERLSVDYGKKSKLEFSIYPAPRISTAVVEPYNSILTTHTTLEHTDCSFMVDNEAIYDICHKNLDIERPGYINLNRLIGQIVSSITASLRFDGALNVDLTEFQTNLVPYPRIHFPLATYAPVISAEKAYHEQLSVTEITSACFEPANQMVKCDPRHGKYMACCLLYRGDVVPKDVNVAIATIKTRRSIQFVDWCPTGFKVGINYQPPTVVPGGDLAKVQRAVCMLSNTTAIAEAWARLNHKFDLMYAKRAFVHWYVGEGMEEGEFSEAREDLAALEKDYEEVGAESTADDEENEGF